Part of the Tachypleus tridentatus isolate NWPU-2018 unplaced genomic scaffold, ASM421037v1 Hic_cluster_2, whole genome shotgun sequence genome is shown below.
TTCAAAGTCCATCTTCTGACAAGATAAACTATTTTAGTAGTTAGGTTGGACCCTGCTTAAATTGAATATCATCTAAGCAGTACGTCGTCAGTTTACCATCTGTTTTGGTCCATATGAGAATTTTATTAgttcaacataaaatgtaataaatgattgAAACCAGGATGCTTGAAATGCAGAATTAATTTTGGAAAAGTTTTTCTAGCAATTGTGTTCTTCAggatatactttaattttacacacacacacacaagtcatTATCTGTTTAAGTTTAcgcattaaaatgtattatataccagattgttttCATATACCTGTTGAGatgtttcttttatcatatttattttcaaaagttctaGATCTGGCTAATAAATAGTAAGTTTGAACACTGATAAGTTAATGGAAATACATTTCTctgtacttgtttctctaatgaaGGATATAACAGGCAGAATATTTAATTTCCAGTCTCTGTTTCTAATTAGAGAGAAGAGTTAGTTTAAACCTAACATGTTTCGTTACCATAGTTATACAGTCTCAATAACTGTCCTCAACGTTCAATACAATGGATGTCAACATCAATAACAAGTTATTAATCGAATTAGAGATGAGTTGTATGTGTCAACCACACAATTATTGTGTGGTATCTACCTTACTGTGtctcaaattttgtaaagaaggTTTATACCCCTCCATTACTCCATGCTTTCAGTTGTAAGCTAGTATCTGGCaatttaattcactaaagttttaaaatcaacacagcTTCTATTTGTAGGTAAGcatacactatgggctatctgtgttctgctcaccaccaGTGTAGAaagccagtttctagcgttgctagtccacagacatactgctgtgccacttgggatGCACCAAAACtttagaaaactgaaaaaaaaaaaaaaaacaattttcatgtTCTTGGAAGAAAGTTTACTTTTGTTATGTATCTGCTTCACCtgtgattgtttgttgttaaataaacataaagttacagcAAGGGGCGCATGTGGTCTGCCCACCGTGAATATTGaaatcaaatttttaacattgtaagacctTACACTTACCCCTGAACAATCGAACGTGTCCCACTTTGAGTGATTTAATTTGCTTTATagagatatattttactgtagttatttgtTACAGCTTCCACACccagtaaaacacaaataaatccgtaaaattgaataacatatgtttgattttctttgttaAGACTAATCAATTTAATCTTATGGtttgattataatatattgtaaaatttaaagtatttatcaAGTCTCTGTTTGTCTCCCTTtatttgtcaaacacattttaagaCATGAAACGTTCGGCCAGAAGATTTTCTTGTAATCGAAACCTCACCTTTTTactggaaatgtttatttgttattgacgCCTGACATGATCTATTAGAGCGCTTTGCTCGTAATTGGCAGATCACTGGATTTACACCCGTCGTCAAACATGTTTACCAATCCCTTGCAACGTGGGATAAGAGCAATCAACGAATTGGCGGTTGATGAATGTTGACCGgtcgccttccctttagtctatcacttcaaaaattagggacgattaaagGAGACatctttgcaagaaattcagtaaacaaacaacctgttaataactcatgatgtattcatggtagaaaatttgaaagtttctagtTATACTTTGCTTTGTATGGTAAGTTTACAGCAAGAAATAACaaatgattcattggtaaaagattatttcggaatcaataagcagaagtttaatattatttttaacataaccaCTTCGAAATCGATAAAACGGTAACAGCATCCCCATCTAttggttattgtttaaattagagTCAATGTGACATTTGTGAGACTATTATGAGCATCAGTGCTGACTAGTGTGGATTATATTACGTCAGTATAACTGGTATGAGACAATTTGGGTGTCAGAATGACAACTGAGATAATTATAGATGCCAATGTAACTGATATGTTGGGTGtcagtgtgactaaaactgtcaATGCTCTTTAGTGTGACTGGTTTGACTCTTTTTGTGGTAGCTGTTAATGGCTAGTGCAAGACTGTTATGAATGTTAATACCactgagactgttatagatgtcatTGCGACTGATTTGGAGGCGTTTATGCTAAGTTATGCACGAGACCTCATGTACCTGATCGGCTTTGTTTTTATTCCGCCACATTGGacgtaataacaaattaattgaaataacgATGACACTATTTCCAGTTAAAATATCCNNNNNNNNNNNNNNNNNNNNNNNNNNNNNNNNNNNNNNNNNNNNNNNNNNNNNNNNNNNNNNNNNNNNNNNNNNNNNNNNNNNNNNNNNNNNNNNNNNNNNNNNNNNNNNNNNNNNNNNNNNNNNNNNNNNNNNNNNNNNNNNNNNNNNNNNNNNNNNNNNNNNNNNNNNNNNNNNNNNNNNNNNNNNNNNNNNNNNNNNNNNNNNNNNNNNNNNNNNNNNNNNNNNNNNNNNNNNNNNNNNNNNNNNNNNNNNNNNNNNNNNNNNNNNNNNNNNNNNNNNNNNNNNNNNNNNNNNNNNNNNNNNNNNNNNNNNNNNNNNNNNNNNNNNNNNNNNNNNNNNNNNNNNNNNNNNNNNNNNNNNNNNNNNNNNNNNNNNNNNNNNNNNNNNNNNNNNNNNNNNNNNNNNNNNNNNNNNNNNNNNNNNNNNNNNNNNNNNNNNNNNNNNNNNNNNNNNNNNNNNNNNNNNNNNNNNNNNNNNNNNNNNNNNNNNNNNNNNNNNCCTGGTGAAAACTTGGAATTATAAAGCAATAAGGTTTTCCATACTCCACAAGAAGAAATGGGGTGAGAAAGTGGTAGAAAGTCCAGAGGAATGTTATcacctgagacagtgcaatgggttaCAATGAAACCCTAATTTGAAAAGTGGACCATactgatttatttaatacaaGGCATTGCAGGGATGGGCAGCTTTTCCTTCTGCTCTACCCATGCAGTTCATCCATCCACCTGTAATGGGCAAGTTTATGAAGCAATTACATTGCAAGTTTATTCACATACAAGTGATTTTATGGAACATCCCATTTCAATTGTGAGCATTGCAAAGTCATGGAAGGTAAAGCATGAGTCCAACACGGTTGTATAGTGGGATGTCAAGTTGAAGAACAGAtggtcaggcaccactcaccACAGAATGGGATCCATATAATGAGTAAGTAAAGCAAGGGTTCCTGAAAGAAAATAGAAACATAAACTTACCTGCTCAAAGTTGCACTGAAGCCTGAAGAATGGGTGCAGGTGGAAGACAAAAcccaacaaagaaagaaactgctATATGAATGTAAGTAATGGGAGATGAATGTATTTGATGTAGTCCACATGCAGGACTGTAGGATTTCATGGCTGATGAAGATGATATGTGAGGAAAAATGTGAAGTATTAAATCTGATCTGAAAACATCGGGAACAAATTCTGGGAGGAAGCCAAGTAAGAATAAGTCAATCAAATAAAATGTCAAACCCAACTAGTGACGGTAGAAGGGGAAAGATCCCAAACAGAGGAAGATTTCCAGTAATAAAGAGTCGGTAACAGGTACCGTGGAAGAAAGCTATTTGGGCAGTATAACATAGAAGTCTATCTGGATTGAAACAACAAAAGAGATGAGAAATATAAGGAAGAGAAACAGGCAAAAGGAGAGTTACCCTCCATATCATCTGAGGTCTTTGGGAGGAAGAAAGGAGAGGATATATGTAGGGTGGTAAAACATATGTGAAACATCAATGATAAACAAATCTGACCCTTGACCTCCACAGCCTAATGGGAGAAGGAAATACCTTTTAAGAGAATGATGGAACATGAGGAAAGTGGCTGAAACATAGGTAAATTGTGGGAGTGGAGGACCACATTAATATTCCAGTCTGGAGGAATATACCATAAGGGGGAGATGACAAATCTGGAAGGAACACATTAACATGGTAAGGACAGGAGAGCAAATACTCAATTATATCAGAAAAATCAAAGGTACAGAATAAGGTGGCCCAATAACCTGAGGACGATGAGATTGAAGACACATGGTTGAAAATCCACATAAGAAACTCTAACACTCTAGTCACAGTAGGTTGGTCAGTAGGGAATACTGGGTTACATTTTCCATTTGGGTTGATACACCTCCATTGAAGAAGGATGTCTGGGATGAcctaaacagaaagctacttgaTATACTCACCAAGGACTGAGAGAAAAGCCAAATGTAAAGACAAAGGAGGTGAATGGCTGGATGTAGAAAGAGTGACCAAAGGTAATAAAGAAGGAAGGGATACAAGGTTGTGATACTGGAGGGAAAAATTGCAGTTGTTGTAATTGTGGAAACTACAGCTGAGGTAGCCAATAAGGAGTGATGAGAAGTACTTGACAGAGTGGTATGGATGAGAGAGATTACCTGGTGAAATAATCAGATAAGAAGATAAACATAAAGGAATTTATGGTATCAATCCTAGTTGAAGGCATTCACAGCTAAAGCCCAAGGCTGAGATGCTGGGGACTAAAAGAGGGCTAATTTGTGACTGAAGTAGGTAGCATGCCCAATCTACGTGGGGAAAATGAAAACCCCACCAATATCAAAGCCACCAGAAAATGAAGGGATCTAAAAATCACTACATCAGACATATTTAATTGGGGCATGAAAGGCAATTTGCTAAGAGATTGAAAGCACCTGGAATGTAACACACAAGATTAATATGATCTATGTGGGTCCAATATGGTAGATCCAACATTTTAAAACAGGGGTCTCTTGACCACGTGTCCCCTTGCTGATTGATATGAGCTAGCattgtagaattgtcagaaagAATCACCAACAGACATTGTCTGGTGAGAGAGGAAGCAAGCAcgtttatatgtgtgtatgtgagtttttcttatagcaaagccacaataagCTACCTGTTGTGTTCATTGAAGGGGATTGAACCTTGATATTAGCAGGGGACAAAGGGAAGTGAGTTATTTAAAGTCCAATGGAGTGCAAAAAAGCTCAAGAACTTTGATATGCAAAGACCTTTTGATCTAAAGCCTTCTACAGCCCTGAAGGAATGCATCTGTGAAAATATGTAATTCTGGATAAGGAGAAGGAAGTGGGACATTCACCAACATAAGGATCTTGTCCAACCATCAACAGAGATTGTAATCAAGCTAGAAGTAAGGATAAAGGGAATTGACAAGGGATCCCAAGCAGGTTCTACTGATTATGAAGAGTTTAACGAAGGGGTCACCTATGTGCATGACAAAGTATGACTAGTGACATCACTGAAGACCACGTCCCCCAAACGACAGAACCTTACAAGCAGAAAGTGAGAGAGCTGAAAGAGCATGATGAACTAACAATTCCATGGAATGAAGCTGCAGAGGAAAAGGCTGGACCTGAATGATTGGTGTTGAAAAAGACACCCAAGTGGGTGTGATATTGGGTAGGCTGAAGGAAGGACATCTTTAATATGATTAAATAGCCCATTTGAGCAGTCACTAGAAGAGGCCAATGGGTATGGTTAGCAAACTTCAGTTTGACAAAAAACATAAGGGGCAGAAGCAAACTTGAAGAGTAAGGAATAAAACACCATGTGATGGACGAACTGAAGATACCGACGAGACAATGGGGATATAGGGATATGGAGATAAACACTAGTGACATCAATACCTGTCATTCATAAGCCCAGAGAAAATGCCCACTGTCaggtaagaaacagtaaaatGGGACAGTTGAACAAAGTAATTGAGGAAAGACGAATTGATGATAggcttccagtcctggttttctTAAGAACAACAAAGAATCTTGAATAAAACTAGGTGAAAGATATATAACAGATTCAATGTCCTGCTGAGATAATAGTTTCTGAACCACCTCCAACAGACACTGGCTGGTCATGAGATTCCAATATGGAGTAAAGAAAATGGGTGTAGGAGACACTGGAGGAAGGAAAAAAATGGGATTATGAATCCCTCCATAAAACTTGAAGACCTTAATGTTCCATGATGAAAGGATGCCAGTAGTGAAGAAAATTGGTTAGCCAAGCTCTCACCAGATTAGAATCCACCAGGTGATGTGATGTGCATTGTCAAAGAATGCGATGAGATGAGGACCTCAAGGAGAAGGAACAAGTAAGTGTTGGGAAAAAGTGGGAGGAGAAATGGTAATAGGTGCTGTACTGGGCTCTGAGTGAGACATAACAGACTGTTGTTGTGCTGCTGAAGTTCATGATTCAAAAAGACTCAGAGATTGTGTCCAATATGTATTACCATAGAAGTGGGCCATATGTAAACACCTAAGATAAGATGATGGTAAACATGTATGAGTTAAGGTTGCATCACAGTCTAGAAggtcccaacaacagagaaaccacgTATGCAGAGCCAGAGCCAAGACGACAAATGAGCCAACATAGAATAAAGAAGGAAAGGATATCCCCAAAATCCCTCAGGGTTTTGATGAAAAGCAAGTGAGGAGATGGGTGGTagagaaataatgtaaaaaagttgTGAAGGTAGAACAAAGGAAGGAAAGTTgggcatgtgtaaagaaaaaaaactgtttatagatggcagcactgtatgagaatagttaatcttgtgagaagagggAAGTGTCTTATTGGAATCAGCTAGTGTTAATaccattaatatattattaattagaacatttaaaatgtagGAAATGAGTGAGTCTTGTTTGAGTAGGCTATTCTGTCATATGAGGGGGAACAAATCTCACATTTGGATCTGGACTTAGAAGCGTTTGCTTTTGATTACATAGTTATAATCAGAACTCACCTTCACCATGGTGATTACAGGGTATCTTTTTCGGTAAACGGATTTTACGGTACAGTAATATTCaatccacaaaaaaaaaacactgtccAGCAACACCTTTTTTTATCCACCCTCCATACAGCCCATTTAGAACATCCATTTTCTCTTTACACCACTACTAATGCTGTATGTTTATCACACCTctataaattaggtgtatatCATCTCTGTAATtcattaactaaataatattacaaatggaAGCATAATTAAAAACTGGTTGATAGCATAGTAAgcaatactgttaacattaaaaagaatCAATTTTGATGTACTGTACCACTTGAAAAAGCAGTAAGAAAACTAGGTTTAAAACAAGTTGTTCCTATGCCAACACAGTTGAATAAGAAAATGGACAtcgaatttataataaaaaaaatggcaTGAATGCAACATGTTTTCCTGTGTGTTGTGTATGTTTTCTAAGTATAACAAGATCATATGggctttttatagaaatatttctttgcacaatattttaacattatatctctCTGCTTAATACatgcatactttacataataatttctgttgtttaaatggttttatgctgtatttatgtgtgtgtgtatatatatgtttatattctcTATGAATTCTACACACTAGCAATAAGGGTGTTTACCTCTTCTGGTTTAAACCACTgagataacaaaaaacaataaatgttctgCTGCAGGAAGTAGAGCAAAAAAAAGTTCTCTAACTGCACCAATTTGTGATACCTGTGGAAGAGGgaagaaataatagtttttataccaACGTAAACTTAACGtcagataacaataaaatagaatcACTTTTTTTCTATGATATAAAACCTTATAGACTAATACCAGTAAAAATTGGTCcttaacttgtgtaaatatacattacttggtgtgttttgatacaaaattgttgaaatcaacttaattataaaaacaaaaacatttaacctacatagtaaactaataaatacatttcataccATTCTAACCAACAATATCTTTTTCAGTATCATAATAATTTTGGAAACTATCCAAATAACAAGACACGAGATTCTTGTTCCCCCCTTTATTATTATACTGGAACATGAGTtgcttgtaactgtttactatccaACTGGTACATGAGTTGCTTTTAACTGTTTACTATGCAATTGGTACATGAGCTGTTtgggtaactgtttactattcaactggtacataAGCTGCTTGTCATTACTTACTATTCATGTGGTACATGAGCTGCTTCTCAttacttactattcaactggtacatgaaCTCTCTATTTATTCAATCATAAGATGAGAAAATATGAATAGAATGTGCTCTGATGAATCACTTATTTCACACCTCTTCAACAATAATGACTGACTAGTGACAAAACAGAAAGTGTTAGGACTTTTAAAGGAACCAATCCCTACAATTGTGCACAGTGGAATACAGtataaaacttacaatttattTACTTGGCAGTTTTCCAATAGCCATAACCAGTACTGTAGTAATGTTCAGTTTGATAAATATGGGAaggtatttttattcaaatagtaTCACATTGCTTTGTACAAATAACAATCGTGTAAGCACAGAGGAAGGTGATTGCATAATGCTAAAGGTActgaaaaatgttcagtataattcataaaaagtatttgacatgtttatttattatattttcaagctggACAAGTCTTAGCTGCGCTCTCTAGAAATATAAAGAATAGTTTCTATTAGAAGGAGCACATACCAGCAAAGTTTAGTACCAAGACTGTGCACAGGGTCTTGTATGATTTTGTTGTACACTACTTTAGTACAAGATGCAATATCCTTCCACTGGTATGCTTCTTTACTTTTCTGATGAGCGACCCATGGAGGTACAACTTTTCCAACTTTTCGATCATATATAGCTTGGTTAAGACCTGCCACGAGAcctaatttacagaaaacaaattttaaatttaagacaCTCAACTAGGCTACAACAATATTTAGTTCAGATGTAACTTTAGGCTTAGTCATACAAAACAACACTGATGTGaaatatacaatgtttcattttaataatataaaactgatttctttttacaGCTTGCTTTATCCTCTCATACTTTATTTGGAGTATTATGTTACAGTACGAAaggataaaatgtttttgttgaaaaaaatgaatttttgtattGCTGTTAGGCCTTCGTATTAAGCCTTGTTTCCACTAGTTCATATTAGCTTAAGTGACTGCTTGAATTGGTAAAGAAAattgctaaaaaaatatttaaaaaacagtgaatataaacaggatttaaaattattacatgtatCAAATGAAACCTTTAGGTTTAAAAATCTTCAAAAAATTGGTTTCTTTAAAActtgagttatttttattgtattccaGTGACAGAAAACTGTGAAGctgtgtatattatttttcaaattaaggacaacaatatagttttgtaaaatagtatagGAAAATTTTAAGACAGTGTAAGAggac
Proteins encoded:
- the LOC143243344 gene encoding uncharacterized protein LOC143243344 isoform X2, producing MHSLVAGLNQAIYDRKVGKVVPPWVAHQKSKEAYQWKDIASCTKVVYNKIIQDPVHSLGTKLCWYHKLVQLENFFLLYFLQQNIYCFLLSQWFKPEEVNTLIASV
- the LOC143243344 gene encoding uncharacterized protein LOC143243344 isoform X1; its protein translation is MKWFETSEFLSTGSICKEGVLCLVAGLNQAIYDRKVGKVVPPWVAHQKSKEAYQWKDIASCTKVVYNKIIQDPVHSLGTKLCWYHKLVQLENFFLLYFLQQNIYCFLLSQWFKPEEVNTLIASV